One Sphingobacteruim zhuxiongii DNA window includes the following coding sequences:
- a CDS encoding NYN domain-containing protein, protein MQELKLAVLIDADNIPHTHIKVMLEEVSKIGTPTIKRIYGDWTKPHLGGWKGVLLDNAIIPIQQYSYTTGKNSSDSALIIDAMDILYSDRVSGFCIVSSDSDFTRLSTRLREAGMMVIGIGEKKTPQPFIASCNKFIYLEILKRQQADETPEATEPSTSKEIPKTATKALTRLDKGTKRFLIESTEELSDESGWTFLGSLGNYISKNRPDFDPRNYGFNKFFDLIKSTNQFEIDERDSGAHKHVKHIYIRSKS, encoded by the coding sequence ATGCAAGAACTGAAGCTCGCCGTCTTAATCGACGCGGATAACATTCCTCATACACATATTAAAGTGATGTTGGAGGAAGTCTCGAAAATCGGAACACCAACGATAAAACGGATCTACGGTGATTGGACAAAACCTCATTTAGGCGGATGGAAGGGCGTACTCCTCGATAATGCAATTATCCCCATACAGCAGTACAGCTATACCACGGGAAAGAACTCATCCGACAGTGCGCTGATTATCGATGCCATGGATATCCTATATTCCGATCGTGTTTCCGGATTTTGTATTGTCTCTAGTGACAGTGATTTTACGCGTTTGTCAACTCGGCTGCGCGAAGCGGGCATGATGGTCATTGGTATTGGCGAGAAGAAAACGCCGCAGCCTTTCATTGCCTCTTGTAATAAGTTTATCTACTTGGAAATCCTAAAACGCCAACAGGCTGATGAAACCCCAGAGGCGACCGAACCGTCTACTTCAAAGGAGATTCCGAAAACTGCGACTAAAGCATTGACAAGGTTGGACAAGGGCACAAAAAGGTTTTTAATAGAAAGTACGGAGGAGCTGTCTGATGAGTCGGGGTGGACCTTCTTAGGTTCGCTGGGCAATTATATCTCTAAAAATAGACCCGATTTTGACCCTCGAAATTACGGATTCAATAAATTCTTTGACTTGATTAAATCGACCAATCAATTTGAAATTGATGAACGTGATTCCGGAGCGCATAAGCATGTCAAGCATATTTATATACGCAGCAAATCTTAA
- a CDS encoding helix-turn-helix transcriptional regulator — protein MQGFWDFISNRLLKDDMSGLDRIKAKILNQYAFILSLFFLFDSFRDFYEGFYAIGTVLFLIAITILALFIFTKIPITSFLVFISIIICILLIFIFSSSKGFENGLSFYYFAVLLSSVFLFNERKNYHYGLAVFLFIVFFFTIGHCHEFNLFSFEIAHGEQIDKNMRLYTFVQVVLFMGFNASFLYRKNNAILTLLDQNERKSLLINQLHQKINQDSPHQHLENLVKQAMDDNLLFIPTFKQVFPHLYDRLCEQKPDFTQDEFKLIAYIKLGFTTKDIARCTNITVRSVQTKKHRLRKSFAIEPDQDLYLWVDSL, from the coding sequence ATGCAAGGTTTTTGGGATTTCATATCCAATAGACTCCTAAAGGATGATATGAGTGGACTGGATCGGATTAAAGCAAAAATATTAAATCAATATGCTTTTATTCTATCGCTGTTTTTTCTGTTTGATAGCTTCCGAGACTTCTATGAAGGTTTTTATGCCATTGGTACCGTACTGTTTCTCATTGCTATTACTATCTTAGCACTTTTCATATTTACTAAAATACCGATTACATCGTTCTTAGTTTTTATCTCGATCATCATCTGTATCCTACTAATTTTTATTTTCTCCTCTTCGAAGGGATTCGAGAATGGGCTCTCTTTTTATTACTTCGCGGTATTGCTGTCCTCAGTTTTCCTGTTCAATGAGCGAAAGAACTATCATTATGGGCTGGCCGTATTTCTTTTTATTGTTTTCTTTTTTACGATTGGTCATTGCCATGAATTTAATCTGTTTAGTTTTGAAATTGCACATGGGGAGCAAATAGATAAAAACATGCGGTTGTATACCTTCGTGCAGGTGGTGCTCTTTATGGGATTTAATGCCTCTTTCTTATATAGGAAGAACAATGCGATTCTAACGCTTCTAGATCAAAATGAAAGGAAAAGTCTGCTGATTAATCAGCTGCATCAGAAAATCAATCAGGATTCGCCGCATCAGCATTTGGAGAATTTAGTAAAACAGGCCATGGATGATAATCTTCTGTTTATCCCGACATTTAAACAGGTATTTCCGCATTTATATGACCGCCTTTGTGAACAGAAGCCTGACTTCACCCAAGATGAATTTAAATTGATTGCCTATATCAAGCTCGGTTTTACCACAAAAGATATTGCAAGATGTACAAACATCACGGTGCGCAGCGTACAGACAAAGAAGCACCGTCTACGCAAATCCTTTGCTATAGAACCGGATCAAGACCTGTATTTGTGGGTCGATAGTTTATAA
- a CDS encoding carboxylesterase family protein, protein MKPIYSRLTIMFFGLIGTLPLSAQKQSSNDIIIDSITFSQTRAKIVELPNGAFEKHVFEKQGKKLHYRQLLPINYSSHKKYPLVISLHNSSRIGDDNEKQLEHMAKVWQRPEIRSKYEAFVIVPQFNERSSNYVYDVEGNYISKPFTDIQLVLDLIKQFEDSHQVDASRIYLVGYSMGASTAQNLMSIAPDKFTALVSLAAVPDLSHIEALKKQNILLIHGQQDVDNPYAGSVALFQHLQGNKHLTFNSYTNLDHDTITIPFLLTDEIPAWLFKQKKAR, encoded by the coding sequence ATGAAACCAATATATAGTAGATTGACAATCATGTTCTTCGGCCTGATAGGAACCCTTCCCCTATCTGCGCAAAAACAATCAAGCAACGATATTATCATAGACAGCATTACTTTTAGCCAGACGCGGGCAAAGATCGTTGAACTGCCAAATGGAGCTTTTGAAAAGCATGTTTTTGAAAAACAGGGTAAGAAGCTGCACTATCGCCAATTATTGCCAATAAATTATAGTTCGCATAAAAAATACCCTTTGGTTATAAGTCTTCATAACTCGTCTAGAATTGGAGATGACAATGAGAAGCAGCTGGAACACATGGCTAAGGTTTGGCAAAGGCCTGAGATCCGAAGCAAGTACGAAGCGTTTGTCATCGTTCCGCAGTTCAATGAGCGATCTTCTAACTATGTTTATGATGTAGAGGGAAACTATATTTCGAAGCCATTTACAGACATTCAGTTGGTACTAGACTTGATTAAGCAATTTGAGGATAGCCATCAAGTTGATGCTTCTAGAATCTATTTAGTGGGCTACTCGATGGGCGCATCGACTGCACAGAATTTAATGAGTATAGCGCCAGATAAATTTACCGCATTGGTTTCCCTCGCGGCTGTTCCAGATCTTAGCCATATTGAAGCCTTGAAAAAGCAAAACATCCTCCTGATTCATGGTCAACAGGATGTCGATAATCCTTATGCAGGTAGTGTAGCCTTGTTCCAGCACTTGCAGGGAAATAAGCATCTGACGTTTAACAGCTATACAAACCTAGATCATGATACTATTACAATTCCTTTCCTGCTAACGGATGAAATACCCGCCTGGTTATTTAAGCAAAAAAAGGCCCGTTAA
- a CDS encoding carboxylesterase family protein produces MNFRQLLFLSLAFLISSRSYAQQKTKVKYDYLLYLPKDYAKSSKKYPLVIYLHGGSHKGHDLNKLKAYGLPYLVDKGQDFDFIIASPQCPEGKYWSSENWFESLYESLTKDHRIDINRIYLTGISMGGYGTYITAMDFPDKFAAIVPLCGGINDSDTTRICTLKNMPIWTFHGTADDQIPISETERIARLLNACRGQMTFTRLKDEGHGIQYLYENKPEIFRWMLKQRRKNVER; encoded by the coding sequence ATGAACTTTAGACAGCTTCTTTTTCTAAGTCTTGCTTTTCTAATTTCGTCCCGCAGCTACGCCCAGCAAAAGACGAAAGTGAAATACGATTATCTGTTATATCTACCGAAAGACTATGCAAAGAGCAGCAAAAAATATCCGCTTGTCATCTATCTTCATGGAGGATCGCATAAAGGCCATGATTTAAATAAATTGAAAGCTTATGGTCTACCTTACCTCGTTGATAAGGGCCAAGATTTTGATTTTATCATTGCATCCCCGCAATGTCCTGAAGGCAAATATTGGTCTAGTGAAAACTGGTTTGAATCACTGTATGAATCCCTAACAAAAGATCATCGAATCGATATCAATAGAATTTACCTTACGGGAATCAGCATGGGTGGATATGGCACTTATATTACCGCAATGGATTTCCCGGATAAATTTGCAGCGATTGTGCCGCTCTGTGGAGGTATCAACGATAGCGATACCACACGCATCTGTACGCTTAAAAATATGCCAATCTGGACATTTCATGGCACTGCGGATGACCAAATTCCGATCAGCGAAACTGAAAGAATTGCTCGTCTATTAAACGCCTGTCGAGGCCAAATGACGTTTACCCGCTTGAAGGATGAAGGACACGGTATTCAATACCTCTACGAAAACAAACCTGAAATTTTCCGTTGGATGCTAAAACAGCGTCGAAAGAACGTCGAGAGGTAG
- a CDS encoding FMN-binding negative transcriptional regulator yields the protein MYIPTTNIATDKAEIVDFMKRFSFATIITSKDNLPTATHLPFVVSHNGENIMLTSHFAKANDQWKDIEENPVLVIFSEPHAYISTNNYDKELNVPTWNYIAVHAYGKARLITDQDETFDVLEKTIQFYETRINSNGTVFLRIINCECLKELLHSKY from the coding sequence ATGTATATTCCAACAACAAACATAGCAACTGATAAGGCAGAAATCGTCGATTTTATGAAGCGATTTAGTTTTGCAACAATTATTACGTCGAAAGACAATTTACCAACTGCAACTCATTTACCATTTGTTGTAAGTCATAATGGTGAAAATATTATGTTAACCTCGCATTTTGCCAAAGCTAATGATCAGTGGAAAGACATTGAAGAAAATCCGGTTCTAGTGATATTTTCAGAACCTCACGCTTATATTTCTACGAACAACTATGACAAGGAGTTGAATGTACCAACCTGGAACTACATTGCAGTACATGCTTATGGGAAAGCGCGTTTAATTACCGACCAGGACGAAACATTCGATGTCCTTGAAAAGACGATTCAGTTTTATGAAACTCGTATCAACAGCAATGGGACAGTTTTCCTGCGGATTATAAATTGCGAATGTCTAAAGGAATTGTTGCATTCGAAATATTAA
- a CDS encoding DNA repair ATPase, with translation MAENKESLDAAAYDIIQKRLQAQKDDLTKRLQELNNARKEVFNSTSFVLKANQRITTENNCVARGIIALDHICIFGYNVHFGLRTEIKLEDVFSIFQYEDGQFIPQSLDLIADQNFITDYQNLYKYYRDSIFSKFRRTETYLYMIFQTSKNPEDLKAFKWLIKDGKLHYENDRSIHEVKSAPQFEFEWTKTGLEDRRLGKFPHISILDKVFIEALHGDITFKIENNTDSGQGIYSEKVSNTDQQLDDAEYYYADLGNLVAIRIKPYQEDFRAYIFNQRTKEVVNLKSLNESAVLLPDNQGIIFSNGYYLQNGTWKLFDNSLSNVSFLKKVQSPNGEDFLYIYTQTESNTYILMSYNIIQQTVETPIICHGFTIFKNGNLIYFRTEAEATRHHQVQIWDTPYMAVLEENAGKQEDPLFKVGNKQIVQAMAEAQEIIQLIGKEDSYEGLYEDILRKSRSLQDSYFWIKDSHLKDLGTPLSQIEQIANTAIDEFVKVQAQRKHAVELLEKSQANLTQLTFQIQSTVIEHLDQLVHQLSDTRRLQGELIDLKNVRYIHLEDLDKLLQQIDIINKELSEKTVNYLLQDDALRVYEQKVVEQKAAVEKIEKVFDSKPIEERNTEISAELELLIDILNSLKIADATQTTKIVEKISLIFASLNEIRASLTRKVGSLKSTEAVAEFSAQLTLLEQSVANYLELSTNEAKVDEYYTKIIVQLEELESKFSEFEEFGLKIADKRDEIIKAFNARREQLVEQLNKRSSALEQIGLRVLKNIENKSNTFSSREDILSFYASDLMIDKIRQLVAELKTLSDVSKAENLENLLKKSQEDALRVLRDKSELYVDGENIIALGKHKFAVNKQPLSLTLLRRNNELFYHLTGTSFYQRVKESEILDYQDIWEQELISENKEVYRAEYLAYKTLIASIGDKSFDAQAFINQSVEQNYTENYIKGVHNLDALAIYQSLREIHDKLDLLRFDSKTRAIAQLFWHELIPTARDKYLGLIQASASVMRIFPESQRNQALLNDLLKSFETWPSALHIQGIFANDVADYLYQTFAQHGKFTRSETADHLSHEFLRALEKKKAHKDFEQDINQANFATEDRYLLIINWLEAFIAGEEKSDLYRRHLEETASFFLFPKEAYHLVSANDELIVSDLKGNHSNIVDGSYTNQYHAFMRKMHDFVQNKIPRYQAFSYLKEELNQKYNKSLKINELEPKVLTSFVRNKLINEVYFPLIGSNLAKQIGEAGDNKRTARMGMLLLISPPGYGKTTLMEYLAKTIGFHFVKINGPTIGHQINSIDPSEAKTSGEREELKKINLAFEMADNVMLYLDDIQHLNAEFLQKFISLADGQRKIDGIFDGESKTYDLRGKRFCVIMAGNPYTESGSKFKIPDMLTNRADVYNLGDVIGDTEHLFNLSLIENSAIENVHLEKIASKSFADFYALIDFVVLQSEQLPNLEGNYQKQEIDDFIAVLKHILKIRDVVVKVNENYIQSAAIQDSYRTEPAFKLQGSYRNMNKLVAQVVPMMNEQEIQQLILLHYENESQTLTADTESNLLKLKELAGLISDTEKARWEDIKAIFRKNNKHGGLGKDDKMFAQLLEFNENLEGIIKAIGKRG, from the coding sequence ATGGCAGAAAACAAGGAGTCTTTAGACGCCGCAGCGTACGATATAATTCAGAAACGCCTACAGGCACAGAAAGATGATTTAACGAAGCGATTGCAAGAGTTGAATAATGCTCGAAAGGAGGTGTTCAATTCAACAAGCTTCGTGTTGAAAGCAAACCAGCGCATTACAACCGAGAATAATTGCGTTGCCAGAGGGATTATTGCGCTGGATCATATTTGTATCTTTGGATACAATGTTCATTTCGGCTTGCGAACGGAGATTAAACTGGAAGATGTTTTCAGCATCTTCCAATATGAGGATGGTCAGTTTATTCCTCAATCGCTGGACTTAATAGCCGATCAGAACTTTATTACAGATTATCAAAATCTGTATAAATACTATCGGGACTCGATTTTCTCGAAGTTCCGTAGAACCGAGACTTACTTGTACATGATTTTTCAAACAAGTAAGAATCCTGAGGATCTCAAGGCCTTTAAATGGCTGATTAAAGATGGGAAGCTACATTATGAAAACGATCGTAGCATCCATGAGGTTAAATCGGCGCCGCAATTTGAGTTCGAATGGACAAAAACAGGATTAGAAGACCGACGATTAGGGAAATTTCCACATATCTCCATTCTTGATAAGGTTTTTATCGAGGCTTTACATGGTGATATTACCTTTAAGATTGAGAACAATACAGATTCAGGACAAGGAATCTATTCAGAGAAGGTTTCCAATACGGATCAGCAGCTGGACGATGCAGAGTACTACTATGCCGATCTCGGAAATCTGGTCGCGATACGTATAAAACCTTACCAAGAGGACTTTAGGGCCTATATTTTCAATCAACGTACGAAGGAGGTTGTCAACCTGAAATCGTTGAATGAATCCGCTGTGTTGCTTCCCGATAATCAGGGGATTATTTTCTCCAATGGTTACTATTTGCAGAACGGTACATGGAAGCTGTTTGACAATTCACTCTCCAACGTTTCTTTCTTAAAGAAGGTACAGTCGCCTAACGGGGAAGATTTCTTGTATATCTATACCCAGACGGAGTCGAATACCTATATCTTGATGTCCTACAATATTATTCAGCAAACAGTAGAAACACCTATTATTTGCCATGGATTTACAATCTTTAAGAATGGGAATTTAATTTACTTCCGAACTGAGGCAGAGGCTACCCGCCACCATCAGGTGCAGATTTGGGACACCCCTTATATGGCGGTCCTGGAAGAGAACGCTGGTAAGCAAGAAGACCCTTTGTTCAAGGTTGGAAATAAACAAATTGTGCAAGCTATGGCTGAGGCACAAGAGATTATACAACTAATTGGTAAAGAGGATAGCTACGAAGGCTTATATGAAGATATTCTTCGCAAATCTAGATCATTACAGGACAGCTATTTCTGGATTAAGGATAGTCATTTAAAAGACCTTGGTACACCGCTCTCTCAGATTGAGCAAATTGCTAATACAGCGATCGATGAGTTTGTCAAAGTGCAGGCACAGCGTAAACACGCGGTGGAGCTTCTAGAAAAGAGCCAAGCAAATTTGACGCAGCTTACGTTCCAGATTCAGAGTACTGTTATTGAGCATCTCGATCAGTTGGTTCATCAATTATCCGATACGCGTCGTCTTCAAGGAGAGTTGATTGATCTCAAAAACGTCCGATATATACATTTGGAGGACCTAGATAAGTTGCTGCAACAAATTGATATCATCAATAAGGAACTGTCTGAGAAGACTGTAAATTACCTGTTGCAGGATGATGCCCTTCGTGTTTATGAGCAAAAGGTTGTCGAGCAGAAAGCCGCTGTCGAGAAAATTGAGAAGGTCTTTGATTCTAAACCTATTGAGGAACGCAATACAGAGATCTCAGCTGAATTGGAATTACTGATCGATATTCTGAATAGTTTAAAGATCGCTGATGCCACACAGACGACGAAAATCGTCGAGAAGATATCCTTAATCTTTGCTTCCTTAAATGAGATTCGCGCATCCCTAACGCGAAAGGTAGGCTCCTTAAAAAGCACAGAGGCCGTTGCTGAGTTTTCTGCACAACTAACTTTGTTAGAGCAGTCTGTGGCCAATTACCTAGAGCTTTCAACCAATGAAGCTAAGGTCGATGAGTATTATACAAAGATTATCGTTCAACTCGAGGAATTAGAGAGCAAGTTCTCAGAGTTCGAGGAATTCGGACTGAAGATCGCCGATAAGCGCGATGAGATTATTAAAGCCTTTAATGCGCGTCGAGAGCAGCTGGTCGAGCAGTTAAACAAGCGCAGCTCGGCATTGGAGCAGATTGGCCTTCGTGTTTTAAAGAATATCGAGAATAAATCGAATACCTTTTCTTCTCGCGAAGATATCCTAAGCTTCTATGCATCCGACTTAATGATCGACAAGATTCGCCAGTTGGTGGCCGAATTGAAGACTTTGTCGGATGTTTCTAAAGCAGAAAATCTAGAGAATTTACTAAAAAAGTCGCAAGAGGATGCCTTGCGCGTGCTTCGTGATAAAAGCGAGCTCTATGTCGATGGAGAGAATATTATTGCCCTCGGTAAACATAAGTTCGCTGTCAACAAGCAACCCTTAAGTTTGACCTTATTACGCCGGAATAATGAGTTGTTTTATCATTTAACAGGCACGAGCTTTTACCAACGCGTGAAAGAATCAGAGATTCTTGACTATCAGGATATCTGGGAGCAAGAGCTGATTTCGGAGAATAAAGAGGTTTACCGTGCGGAGTACTTAGCTTACAAAACCTTAATCGCCTCTATAGGTGATAAATCATTTGATGCACAAGCATTTATAAATCAAAGTGTAGAGCAAAACTATACAGAAAACTACATCAAAGGAGTACATAACTTGGATGCCCTTGCGATCTATCAGTCGCTGCGCGAGATCCATGATAAGCTGGATCTGCTGCGATTTGATTCTAAGACACGAGCAATTGCCCAATTGTTTTGGCATGAGCTGATTCCAACGGCCCGCGATAAGTATCTTGGTTTAATTCAAGCCAGCGCTTCAGTAATGCGTATATTTCCAGAATCTCAAAGAAATCAAGCGCTATTGAATGACCTCTTAAAGTCTTTTGAAACATGGCCGTCGGCTTTGCATATACAAGGAATCTTTGCTAATGATGTCGCTGATTATCTGTATCAGACTTTTGCTCAGCATGGAAAATTTACTCGCAGTGAGACAGCTGATCATCTTAGTCACGAATTCCTCAGGGCTTTAGAGAAGAAAAAGGCACACAAGGATTTTGAGCAGGATATAAATCAAGCTAATTTTGCTACTGAAGATCGGTATTTATTGATTATCAATTGGCTAGAAGCATTTATTGCAGGCGAGGAGAAGAGCGATCTATATCGTCGACATCTAGAAGAGACAGCGAGTTTCTTCTTATTTCCTAAAGAAGCTTACCACCTTGTTTCCGCGAACGATGAACTGATTGTTTCGGATCTGAAAGGAAATCATAGCAATATTGTAGATGGGTCTTATACGAATCAATACCATGCTTTTATGCGAAAGATGCATGATTTTGTGCAGAATAAAATCCCACGCTATCAAGCCTTTAGCTATCTTAAAGAAGAGCTTAATCAAAAATACAACAAATCACTAAAGATTAATGAGTTAGAACCTAAAGTGCTAACCTCATTTGTTCGAAATAAGCTGATTAACGAGGTTTATTTTCCTTTGATTGGCAGTAATTTAGCTAAACAAATAGGGGAGGCTGGCGACAATAAGCGTACTGCACGGATGGGGATGCTCTTATTGATATCGCCTCCAGGATACGGAAAGACGACTTTAATGGAATACTTGGCGAAGACTATTGGTTTTCACTTTGTTAAGATCAATGGACCTACTATTGGACATCAGATTAATTCCATTGATCCATCCGAAGCCAAGACTTCCGGAGAGCGTGAGGAGCTTAAAAAGATTAATCTAGCCTTCGAGATGGCTGACAACGTCATGCTTTATCTGGATGATATCCAACATTTAAACGCCGAGTTTCTACAGAAATTTATCTCCCTCGCCGACGGACAACGTAAAATTGACGGTATCTTCGATGGGGAGAGCAAAACATACGACCTCCGTGGAAAGCGTTTCTGTGTTATCATGGCCGGAAACCCTTATACAGAGAGTGGTTCGAAGTTTAAGATTCCTGACATGTTAACGAATAGGGCAGATGTCTATAATTTAGGTGATGTAATAGGGGATACCGAGCATCTTTTTAACCTGAGTTTAATTGAAAATTCAGCAATCGAAAATGTGCATTTGGAGAAAATCGCCAGCAAGTCCTTTGCCGATTTCTATGCGCTAATCGACTTTGTTGTTTTGCAATCAGAGCAGCTACCAAACTTGGAAGGCAATTACCAAAAGCAGGAAATCGATGATTTTATCGCCGTCTTAAAGCATATTTTAAAGATTCGTGATGTTGTCGTTAAGGTGAATGAAAACTACATTCAAAGTGCTGCAATTCAAGATAGTTACCGTACAGAACCTGCATTTAAACTTCAAGGATCTTACAGGAATATGAATAAGTTGGTGGCGCAAGTCGTACCGATGATGAATGAGCAGGAAATTCAACAGCTGATTCTCCTGCACTATGAGAATGAATCACAAACATTAACCGCTGATACCGAAAGTAATCTGCTTAAGCTTAAAGAACTCGCTGGCCTAATTAGCGATACTGAGAAGGCACGCTGGGAGGATATTAAAGCTATTTTCCGCAAGAATAATAAGCACGGCGGATTGGGGAAAGATGACAAAATGTTCGCTCAATTGCTGGAGTTTAATGAAAACCTAGAAGGCATTATTAAAGCAATTGGCAAGAGAGGCTAG
- a CDS encoding flotillin family protein — protein MSNTLLFLDGITGVVLFAVGAIVFIIFAFFVVLSMFYKKIPQGKAIVRSGVGGTKVAFNKGMYVIPVFHKMEIMDISVKKIEINRMQGDGLICKDNIRADIKVAFFVRVNKSVDDVINVAQNLGCDRASDPETLKSIFEAKFSEALKTVGKKFDFTELYEARREFRDEILNIIGPDLNGYILDDCAIDYLEQTELKFLSTENILDSEGIKKITELTAKQNMNANLIRREEEKVIKKQNVEAREAILELERQLAEKEEKQRREVDNIKAREEAEIMKVREEERLKSETVRISTEESLAIQEENKLRQIIIAEKSKQRTDAVETERVEKDRALEATERERIVALAQIDKQRSIESEQKSIQGVIKERVQLEKGVIEEQQAVKDIEVFRDVERKKQAGVIAASQEAEERLIATVKAAEASKIAAEQEAEKKVIDAEASRKIAEKKAQELLIEAEAKKEASSKEAESRKIIAEAQAKEEAAFGLSEAEVMVAKAEALEIQGTKEAAVIEKKAEAMRKEGLAQAEVVREKAMAEAKGIEEKAAAMKQLDGVGKEHEEFKLQLQKERDIDLAHINIQKDIATAQSAVLSEALKSAKIDIVGGETMFFENIVRQVSNSKGFDHLINNSTHATAIKDALLSPDGNGDLAAKVRSLADKYGISSNDIKNLTVSAALIKLQQAATASEDEDDKGFINSLLGMAKNLGLSNKKLG, from the coding sequence ATGAGCAACACACTATTATTTTTAGATGGAATCACAGGGGTCGTTTTATTCGCTGTGGGCGCAATAGTCTTTATTATTTTCGCGTTTTTTGTCGTACTAAGCATGTTTTACAAAAAAATCCCCCAGGGGAAAGCGATTGTTCGTTCGGGCGTTGGTGGTACTAAAGTGGCATTTAACAAAGGAATGTATGTGATACCGGTTTTCCATAAAATGGAAATTATGGATATATCGGTTAAGAAAATAGAGATTAATCGGATGCAAGGGGATGGCTTGATCTGTAAGGATAATATCCGCGCAGATATTAAAGTAGCATTCTTTGTGCGTGTCAATAAATCTGTTGACGATGTCATCAATGTTGCTCAGAACTTGGGTTGTGATCGTGCATCCGATCCTGAAACGCTAAAGAGCATCTTTGAGGCTAAGTTCTCGGAAGCTTTGAAAACTGTTGGTAAGAAATTTGATTTTACCGAGCTGTATGAGGCTCGTCGTGAATTTAGAGATGAGATCTTGAATATTATCGGACCTGACTTAAACGGCTATATCTTGGATGACTGTGCCATTGACTATTTAGAACAAACGGAACTGAAGTTCTTGAGCACAGAAAACATTTTGGATTCCGAAGGTATCAAGAAGATTACGGAATTGACAGCGAAACAGAATATGAATGCCAACTTAATTCGTCGTGAAGAGGAGAAGGTTATTAAGAAGCAAAATGTTGAAGCGCGCGAAGCGATTTTGGAATTAGAACGTCAATTGGCGGAGAAGGAAGAAAAGCAACGTCGTGAAGTCGATAACATCAAAGCTCGTGAGGAAGCTGAAATTATGAAGGTTCGCGAAGAGGAGCGTTTGAAATCAGAAACAGTTCGTATATCAACGGAGGAATCTCTTGCGATTCAAGAGGAAAATAAGCTGCGTCAGATCATTATTGCCGAAAAGAGCAAGCAACGTACCGATGCTGTAGAAACTGAGCGTGTAGAGAAGGATAGAGCTTTAGAGGCGACAGAGCGCGAGCGTATTGTTGCTTTAGCACAGATTGATAAGCAACGTTCGATAGAATCGGAACAAAAAAGTATTCAAGGTGTAATCAAGGAACGTGTTCAGTTAGAGAAGGGCGTAATTGAGGAGCAACAAGCAGTTAAAGATATTGAAGTGTTCCGTGACGTAGAGCGTAAGAAGCAAGCGGGCGTGATAGCTGCATCACAAGAAGCGGAAGAGCGCTTGATAGCGACTGTGAAAGCGGCTGAAGCTTCTAAAATTGCCGCAGAGCAAGAAGCAGAGAAGAAAGTAATCGATGCAGAGGCTTCGCGTAAAATTGCGGAGAAGAAAGCGCAAGAGTTGTTAATTGAAGCGGAAGCGAAGAAAGAGGCATCGTCGAAAGAAGCAGAATCGCGTAAGATTATTGCGGAAGCGCAAGCGAAAGAAGAGGCGGCATTTGGATTATCGGAAGCTGAGGTAATGGTTGCCAAGGCGGAAGCGTTGGAAATCCAAGGCACGAAAGAAGCTGCTGTGATTGAAAAGAAAGCGGAAGCGATGCGCAAAGAAGGATTAGCGCAGGCGGAAGTTGTTCGTGAGAAAGCAATGGCTGAAGCGAAGGGCATTGAGGAGAAGGCTGCAGCGATGAAACAATTGGATGGTGTTGGTAAAGAGCACGAAGAGTTTAAGCTTCAATTACAAAAAGAACGTGATATTGACTTAGCACATATCAATATCCAAAAAGATATTGCAACGGCACAGTCGGCGGTATTATCTGAAGCCTTGAAATCGGCGAAGATCGACATCGTGGGTGGCGAAACAATGTTCTTCGAGAATATTGTTCGTCAAGTGTCGAATAGTAAAGGTTTTGACCACTTAATCAATAATTCTACTCATGCTACGGCAATAAAAGACGCTTTATTGAGTCCCGATGGAAATGGTGACTTAGCAGCGAAGGTTCGTAGTTTGGCAGATAAATATGGAATTTCATCCAATGACATTAAAAACCTGACCGTATCAGCTGCATTAATCAAATTGCAGCAGGCGGCCACCGCTTCCGAAGATGAGGACGACAAGGGATTCATCAACTCCTTATTGGGAATGGCGAAGAACTTAGGATTGTCCAACAAGAAATTGGGCTAA